The DNA segment CCTGCTGTCGCGGGCCGAACTCGCCGAGGCGCTCGGGGACGAACGCACCGCGGCGCGGTTGCGTGAGCGTGCGCACGCGTTGCGGACCAAGTTCCTCGACGCATTCTGGCTGCCGCAGGATGGCTGGTATGCGATCGCGCTGGATGGACGCAAGCGCCCGGTCGACGCGTTGACCAGCAACGTCGGCCACTGCTTGTGGACGGGCATCGCCACCGATGAACACGCTGCGGCCATCGTGGAGCGGCTCGCCGGTGCCGAGATGGACTCCGGATTCGGGTTGCGCACGCTGGCCACCACCATGGGCGCATACAACCCGATGAGCTACCACAACGGCTCGGTGTGGCCACATGACACCGCGATCGCGGTAGCCGGCCTGCTGCGCTACCGCCACCTGCCCGGCGCCGTGCGGTTGGCCGAACGTCTTGCGACCGGACTTCTTGATGCGGCAACGAGTTTCGGCGGGCGCCTACCCGAGCTGTTCTGTGGATTCCCCCGTTCTCAGTTCGCTTCGCCGGTGCCTTACCCAACGTCGTGCTCACCACAGGCGTGGGCCAGCGCCGCGCCGCTGTTGCTGCTGCGGTCGTTTCTGGGACTTGACCCGAATGTGCCGCATCGCACGCTGTCGGTGTCGCCGCACTTACCGACGGAGTGGGGCCGGATCGCGTTGACCAATCTGCGGCTGGGCGGTGCGACCGTACATTTGGAAGCCGAGGGTCAGGCCGTCAAGACGCACGGTCTGGGCGACGATTGGCAGCTGCTGACGCCTGCCAGCTAAGACGGTGTCACGACCGCGGGCGGCGATTAGAGGGCGTCGGCCGCGGCGCGGCCGGCGGCGCGTCCGGAGAAGATGCAGCCACCCAGGAAGGTGCCTTCCAGCGCGTTGTAGCCGTGCACGCCGCCGCCGCCGAACCCGGCGACCTCGCCGGCGGCATACAGGCCGGGAATGGGTTGGCCGTCGGCGCCCAGGGCGCGGGAGTCAAGGTCGGTCTGGATGCCGCCCAACGTTTTCCGGGTCAGGATGTGCAGCCGCACGCCGATCAGTGGTCCGGCGGCGGGGTCGAGGATGCGGTGCGGGGCGGCCACCCGGCCGAGCCGGTCGCTGAGCGATGCCCGCGCGTTGCGGATGCCCTGCACCTGCACGTCCTTGCAGAACGGGTTGTCCACCTGCAGATCCCGGGCGTAGATCTGCGCGCGAATCTTTGCCGGGTCCAGCAGGGGTTCGTCGGTCAGGCCGTTCATCAGCCCGACGAGTTCTTCGATGGTGTCGGCAACCACGAAGTCGACGCCGCGAGCCTTGAATGCCTCGACGGGAGCGGGGGCGTTTCTGTTCAAGAATCGTTCCTGCACCAGGGCCAGCAGGTTCTTGGACGTGATGTCGGGGTTTTGCTCCGAGCCGGACAGGGCGAATTCCTTCTCGATGATTTTTTGGGTCAGGATGAACCAGGAGTGGCTGTATTGCGCGATGTCGGGGGTGGTGCGCAGATAGCGCAGGGTGCCCAAGGTGTCGTAGCCGGGCAGGTACGGCGCCGGCAGCCGGCGGCCCAGCGCGTCGAACCACATGGACGACGGGCCGGGAATGATCCGGATGGCGTGGTTGGGCCAGATCGGATCCCAATTGATCACGCCCTCGGTGTAGTGCCACATGCGGTCGCGATTGACCAGCCGCACTCCGCTGCCCGCGGCGATGTCGAGCATCCGGCCGTCCACGTAGGCGGGCACGCCGGTGATCATCGAGGCCGGCGGCTTGCCCAGTCGCTGCGGCCAGTAGCGTCGCACCATGTCGTGGTTGCCGCCAATGCCCCCGGTGGCGATGATCACCGCCTGCGCCGAAAGCTCGAACTCGCCGACCTCATCCCGGTTGGACGGTGCGCCGCGCACCGCGTCGTCGGGGGCCAGCACCGCGCCTTTGACCCCGGTGGCCGCGCCGTCGGTAAAGACCAGTTCGTCGACGCGGTGGCGGTGATAGAACGTCACCTGCTGGCGGGTCGCGCTCTCCCGGGCCGAGTCCGCGAACGGCTCCACCACCCCGGTGCCGGTGCCCCAGGAGACATGGAAACGCGGGACCGAATTGCCGTGTCCGTCGGCGCGCAAATCGCCGCGCTCACCCCAGCCCACCGTGGGCAAAAACCGGATGCCCCGTTCGGTCAGGTAGGCGCGTTTCTCCCCGGCGGCGAACTCCACATAGGCGCGCGCCCACTTCGCGGCCCAGAAGTCTTCATCGTCGAGCCGGTCGAATGCCGCACTTCCCGACCAGTCGTTCCAGGCCAATTCGAACGAGTCTTTGATCCCCATACGACGCTGCTCGACGCTGTCCACGAGAAAGATCCCGCCGAACGACCAGAAGGCCTGGCCGCCCAGGTTGGCCTCGTTCTCCTGATCGATCACCGCGACCTTCTTACCGCGGCGGGTCAGCTCGTGGGTGGCGACCAGACCGGCCAAACCTCCACCCACCACGATGACATCGGCGTCCATGCGACGGCCTTCCTATACTGGTGTCCAAACCTACGTATCCGATGCAGTAATGTATCAACTGCGGTCATAAGTTGGGGAAGGGTTACCGAAGATGACAGCGGCAGCCACCACGTCGGCCAAGCCGGTGCGGGTGACCAAGCGCCGCGCCGAAACCCGTGCACGGCTGATCGACGCAGCGTTTAAGGTGTTCGCCGACAAGGGATTCGGGCACGTGCGCATCGAGGACGTGTGTGTGGCCGCCGGTTACACCCGCGGGGCGTTCTACTCTCAGTTCGAGAGCCTCGAGGAGCTGTTCTTCATCCTCTACGACCAGTGGGCCCTGCGCACCGCCGAGCAGCTCCGCAGCGCCATGGAGGGAACTGACCCGGTCAACGACCTGTCCGGGGTCATCCAGCGGATCGTGGAAACGCTGTTGCTCGAGCGCGACTGGCTGCTCATCAAGATGGACTTCGTGATGTATGCCGCCCGCAACCCCGAGCTGGCCCAACGGTGGGAGCTGCACCGCGCACAACTGCGAGCCGTCATCGAAGAGCGGCTCACCGCCTCCGGGATCGAGCGGTACCAGTCGATCGACACCGCCGCCGAAACCGCCCGCGCCGTCATCGCCGTCTATGACGGGGTCAGCATCCAACTGCTGCTTGATCACGACCAGAGCGCGGCTCGCGCCTGGCTCACGCGACTGCTCAACGTCGTGCTGACCCACTAAGCTGAGGCGGGCCTGCACCGATCGTGGCCGCTTTGTCGGCCATTATCGGTCATGATCGGTGCCGGGAACGGTCTGACGGGGGGCGGGTGCGCCTGATGGCAGCATCGGCAACATCGGTCACGGCCACGCCGGCGCGGGTGAGCAAGCGTCGCGCGGCGGGAATCGCGTGTCCTGTGTTTCGCCCAGCTGGGCCACGTGATCGTCGATCGTCGCCCGCCGAACGTGCGACCATGGCGGCATCGCCCGGCGTGTCGCCGCCACCAGTGCACGCTCGACGCAGGCCGGTGCACGCTCGACACGGGGTTAGGGATTACTCATTCGGGTGGGCGCATCGCATGTCCGTGCCGTGCCGGAACGCGTGAGGCGGGTGAGAACCTACGCGAGAGCCCACCAACAGGCCCTAAGTGCCGCGCGGCAGCCCGATGCTGCGGTAGCGGCGCAACCGGGCGGCCATGCGCGCGGCGTCGGGAACACCGCGCAACGCATGCAGCTCGGCGGCTATGACGCTGGAGAGCCGTCGGGAGAACTCGACCGGTTCGTCGGCGGCGTCCGGACACTCCGCCACGATGGCATCGATGATCCCGGACGCCAGCAGGTCGGCCGATCGGATCCCTTGCGCCGCAGCGAGTTCCGCGGCGTGCGTGGTGTCTCGGTACACGATGGCGCTGGCTCCCTCCGGCGGCAGCGGCGCCAGCCACCCGTGCAGTGCGGCCAGCACCCGGTCGGCGGGCACCATCGCCAGCGCGGGCCCACCGCTGCCCTGGCCCAACAGCACCGACACCGTCGGGGTATCCAGCGTGACCAGCTCGGCCAGGCATTGGGCGATCTGGCCGGCCAGCCCGCCCTGTTCGGCCTCGGCCGACAACGCGGGGCCGGCGGTGTCGATGACCAGCACCAGCGGCAGGCGTAACTCGGCGGCCAGGGCCATGCCGCGGCGGGCCGCCCGCAGCGACGCGGGCCCCACCGTCCTGCCGACGACCCGCTGTTGGCCGAGGACCACCGCGGGTTGGCCGCCAAAGCGGGCCAGCGCCAACAGCGTGGCCGCCGCCTCGCCGAGGCCGGTTCCGGACAGCAGCACCAGGTCGGTGGCGCCGTGCCGCAGCAGATGCGCGACGTCGGGCCGATCCGACCGGCGCGACGCCAGCACCGAGTCCCATGCCGGCACATCGGGCACCGGATCGGGTGGCGGGGCTGGCGGCAACGGCTCCGGATCGTCGGCGATCACCGTCAACGCCCGATCCAGCGTCGCCCTCAGCCCCGCCAGCGCGACGACGCCGTCGATCACCCCGTGGCGCTGCAGGTTCTCCGCGGTCTGGACGCCCGGCGGGAAGGGTTCGCCGTAGAGCAGCTCATAGACCCGGGGGCCAAGAAACCCGATCAGGGCGCCGGGCTCGGCGAGGGTGACATGGCCCAGCGAGCCCCACGACGCGAAAACCCCGCCGGTGGTGGGATGGCGTAGGTAGACCAGGTACGGCAGGTGTGCCCGTTTGTGGAGTTGCACGGCGGCGGCGATCTTGACCATCTGCAGAAACGCGACGGTGCCCTCCTGCATGCGGGTGCCACCAGAACTCGCCGATGCCAGCAGCGGCAGCCGTTCGGCGGTCGCGCGCTGCACCGCGGCGGTGATTCGTTCGGCGGCCGCGACCCCGATCGAGCCGCCCAGGAAGCCGAATTCGCAGACCACCACCGCCACCCGGCGCCCGAACACGCGGCCCTCGCCGGTCAGCACCGATTCGTCCAGGCCGGTGGCGGTCCGGGCCGCGGCCAGCTCCCGCGCATAGGACTCGGTTGCCGGGATGACCAGCGGTTCGTCGTCCCAGCTGATGAAGGACCCGTCGTCCAGCACCGCGTCTCGTAGCTGGTTGGTCGTGATGCGACTCACGCGACGAGGCTATATATCCTGGCCCCCATGATCGGTATCACCCGGGCCGAAGCCGTGATGACCATTGAGCTGCAGCGCCCCGAGCGCCGCAACGCCCTGAATTCCCAGCTCGTCGAGGAGCTGCGGGAAGCCGTGCTCAAAGCCGGTGACGGGTCGACCCGCGCGATCGTGTTGACCGGCCAGGGCACGGCGTTCTGCGCCGGCGCTGACCTGTCCGGAGACGCGTTCGCCGCCGGCTATCCCGACCGGCTCATCGAACTGCACCGGGTGCTGGATGCGGCTCCGATGCCGATCATCGGCGCCATCAACGGGCCGGCCATCGGGGCCGGCCTGCAGCTGGCCATGCAATGCGACTTGCGGGTCGTTGCGCCGGACGCGTTCTTTCAGTTTCCGACGTCGAAATACGGTCTGGCGCTGGATAACTGGAGCATCCGCCGGCTGTCCTCGCTGGTTGGTCACGGGCGGGCCCGCGCGATGCTGCTGACCGCGGAGAAGCTGACGGCCGACATGGCGCTGCACACCGGGATGGCCAACCGGATCGGGACGCTGGCCGACGCGCAGGCCTGGGCCGCCGAGATCGCCGGGCTGGCGCCACTGGCGATTCAGCACGCCAAGCGGGTGCTCAACGACGATGGCGCCATCGAGGAAGCCTTGGCGATCCACAAGGAGCTCTTCGACAAGGCCTGGTCCAGCCAGGATGTCATCGAGGCACAGGTCGCCCGGATGGAAAAGCGACCACCGAGGTTCCGGGGGCAGTAGCGGGTCATGCTGCCCCGAGCGCTCCGCTTGGCGGCCGGCGCCGCCTCGTTGGCGGCCGGCGGCTGGCTGGTGCGGGCGCTGCACGGAGCCCCGGCCGCCCTCGGCGCGGATCCCGCCTCGATCCGGCTGGCGTCGGTTGGATCGCCGAACTACCGCGACGGGGTCTTCGTCAACGTTGACCCCGCCTCGTTGTACGTCATGGACCGCGAGCAATTGCGTCTTATCACTTGGGAATTGGTGGGCGCCCGCAACAAACGCCGGCCTGTGGCACCGATTCCGGTGGCCACGCCGCAGATCTACCGAGGCGATGCCGGTCGGCTCGCGGTTTGCTGGTTCGGCCACTCGACGGCGTTGCTGGAAATCGATGGTTACCGCGTGCTCACCGATCCGGTCTGGAGCGACCGGTGCTCGCCCTCGGATGTGGTCGGCCCGCAGCGGCTGCATCCGCCGCCGGTGCAGCTGGAAGGCTTGCCCGCCGTCGACGCGGTCGTGATCAGCCACGACCACTACGACCATCTCGACATGGACACCGTCATCGCGTTGGCGCGCACACAGCGGGCGCCCTTCTTCGTGCCGCTCGGGGTGGGCGCTCACCTGCGGGCGTGGGGCGTACCCGAGGTGCGCATCGTCGAACTGGACTGGAATCAGCGCGCTCAGGTCGACCAGCTCACCGTGATCTGCATGCCGGCGCGCCATTTCTCGGGCCGCTTCTTGCGTCGCAACAACACGCTGTGGGCGTCGTGGGCATTCGTCGGGCCGGAACATCGGGCGTACTTCGGCGGCGACACCGGCTACACCAAGAGCTTTGCCCAGATCGGCGCCGACCACGGGCCGTTCGACCTGACCCTGATGCCCATCGGCGCCTACAACACCGCGTGGCCAGACATCCACATGAACCCCGAAGAGGCCGTCCGGGCGCATTTGGAGGTCACCGATTCAGGCTCGGGGCTGTTGGTGCCGATCCATTGGGGCACGTTCCGGCTGGCACCGCATCCGTGGGCGGAGCCGGTCGAGCGGCTGCTCAAAGCCGCGGACCCGGTGCAGGTCGAGGTGGCGGTGCCGGTACCCGGCCAACGAATTGATCCGGCTGGGCCGTTGCCGTTCGACCCGTGGTGGCGGCGGCTCTGATCGCCGGTGTCCCCGGGTCGCTTGCACCGCACGGCCCGCCGCGGCGCGCATCGTCGCCGGATAGAGTTGGCGGCCATGACCAAACCCGCGGCGACGGCCGCAGTCGTGGTGATGCTGCTGGCGCTGGTCGGATGTGGGCCCAGGCAGCCGGCATCCAGCCCGACGTCGCCTGTGTCCCAAACCCCGCCCAACGAGGTGTCGAGCCTACAGATTCCCGCCGCCCGCATCGACTATGCCATGTCAAAGGTTGACGGCCTGGTCAACGAGCTGATGAAAGATACCGGCATACCGGGCATGGCGGTGGCCATTGTCCGCGGCGGAAACACGGTGTACGCCAAAGGCTTCGGTATCAGGGACGTCAGCAGGGGTGACGGTCCGGACAACCGGGTGGACGCCGACACCGTCTTCCAGCTGGCATCGGTGTCGAAATCGGTCGGTGCCACCGTGGTGGCGCATGAGGTCAGCGCCAACGTCGTCACCTGGGACACACCCGTGGCGTCGAAGCTGCCGTGGTTCGCGCTCAACGACACCTACGTCACCGGCCATGTGACCATCGGCGATCTGTACGCTCATCGCTCCGGGCTGCCCGACCACGCCGGCGACGCGCTGGAGGATCTCGGCTATGACCGTCAGCAGGTGCTGCGGCGGCTGAGGCTGCTGCCGCTGGCACCGTTTCGAATCAGCTACGCCTACACCAACTTTGGGGTGACCGCCGCCGCCAGCGCGGTGGCGGCGGCGGCCGGCAAGTCTTGGGAGGACTTGTCCGACGAGGTGCTCTACCGCCCGCTGGGTATGGCCTCCACGAGTTCACGATTCGCTGATTTCCTGGCCAGGCCCAACCATGCGGTCAACCACATCAGGGTCGGCGACAAATGGGTGGCGCGCTTCCAACGTGACCCCGACGCCCAGACGCCCGCGGGCGGAGTGAGCTCGTCGATCAACGACATGGCACGCTGGCTGACCATGGTGCTGGCCAATGGGGTTTACCACGGCCAGCGGATCGCCTCGCCGGAGGCGCTGCTGCCGGCGATTACCCCGCAGGTCATCTCCGCGGCCGCACGGTCGCCGAAGGCACGCGCCGGCTT comes from the Mycobacterium shinjukuense genome and includes:
- a CDS encoding FAD-binding dehydrogenase, producing the protein MDADVIVVGGGLAGLVATHELTRRGKKVAVIDQENEANLGGQAFWSFGGIFLVDSVEQRRMGIKDSFELAWNDWSGSAAFDRLDDEDFWAAKWARAYVEFAAGEKRAYLTERGIRFLPTVGWGERGDLRADGHGNSVPRFHVSWGTGTGVVEPFADSARESATRQQVTFYHRHRVDELVFTDGAATGVKGAVLAPDDAVRGAPSNRDEVGEFELSAQAVIIATGGIGGNHDMVRRYWPQRLGKPPASMITGVPAYVDGRMLDIAAGSGVRLVNRDRMWHYTEGVINWDPIWPNHAIRIIPGPSSMWFDALGRRLPAPYLPGYDTLGTLRYLRTTPDIAQYSHSWFILTQKIIEKEFALSGSEQNPDITSKNLLALVQERFLNRNAPAPVEAFKARGVDFVVADTIEELVGLMNGLTDEPLLDPAKIRAQIYARDLQVDNPFCKDVQVQGIRNARASLSDRLGRVAAPHRILDPAAGPLIGVRLHILTRKTLGGIQTDLDSRALGADGQPIPGLYAAGEVAGFGGGGVHGYNALEGTFLGGCIFSGRAAGRAAADAL
- a CDS encoding TetR/AcrR family transcriptional regulator, yielding MTAAATTSAKPVRVTKRRAETRARLIDAAFKVFADKGFGHVRIEDVCVAAGYTRGAFYSQFESLEELFFILYDQWALRTAEQLRSAMEGTDPVNDLSGVIQRIVETLLLERDWLLIKMDFVMYAARNPELAQRWELHRAQLRAVIEERLTASGIERYQSIDTAAETARAVIAVYDGVSIQLLLDHDQSAARAWLTRLLNVVLTH
- a CDS encoding carboxyl transferase domain-containing protein — encoded protein: MSRITTNQLRDAVLDDGSFISWDDEPLVIPATESYARELAAARTATGLDESVLTGEGRVFGRRVAVVVCEFGFLGGSIGVAAAERITAAVQRATAERLPLLASASSGGTRMQEGTVAFLQMVKIAAAVQLHKRAHLPYLVYLRHPTTGGVFASWGSLGHVTLAEPGALIGFLGPRVYELLYGEPFPPGVQTAENLQRHGVIDGVVALAGLRATLDRALTVIADDPEPLPPAPPPDPVPDVPAWDSVLASRRSDRPDVAHLLRHGATDLVLLSGTGLGEAAATLLALARFGGQPAVVLGQQRVVGRTVGPASLRAARRGMALAAELRLPLVLVIDTAGPALSAEAEQGGLAGQIAQCLAELVTLDTPTVSVLLGQGSGGPALAMVPADRVLAALHGWLAPLPPEGASAIVYRDTTHAAELAAAQGIRSADLLASGIIDAIVAECPDAADEPVEFSRRLSSVIAAELHALRGVPDAARMAARLRRYRSIGLPRGT
- a CDS encoding enoyl-CoA hydratase, coding for MIGITRAEAVMTIELQRPERRNALNSQLVEELREAVLKAGDGSTRAIVLTGQGTAFCAGADLSGDAFAAGYPDRLIELHRVLDAAPMPIIGAINGPAIGAGLQLAMQCDLRVVAPDAFFQFPTSKYGLALDNWSIRRLSSLVGHGRARAMLLTAEKLTADMALHTGMANRIGTLADAQAWAAEIAGLAPLAIQHAKRVLNDDGAIEEALAIHKELFDKAWSSQDVIEAQVARMEKRPPRFRGQ
- a CDS encoding MBL fold metallo-hydrolase, whose protein sequence is MLPRALRLAAGAASLAAGGWLVRALHGAPAALGADPASIRLASVGSPNYRDGVFVNVDPASLYVMDREQLRLITWELVGARNKRRPVAPIPVATPQIYRGDAGRLAVCWFGHSTALLEIDGYRVLTDPVWSDRCSPSDVVGPQRLHPPPVQLEGLPAVDAVVISHDHYDHLDMDTVIALARTQRAPFFVPLGVGAHLRAWGVPEVRIVELDWNQRAQVDQLTVICMPARHFSGRFLRRNNTLWASWAFVGPEHRAYFGGDTGYTKSFAQIGADHGPFDLTLMPIGAYNTAWPDIHMNPEEAVRAHLEVTDSGSGLLVPIHWGTFRLAPHPWAEPVERLLKAADPVQVEVAVPVPGQRIDPAGPLPFDPWWRRL
- a CDS encoding serine hydrolase — its product is MTKPAATAAVVVMLLALVGCGPRQPASSPTSPVSQTPPNEVSSLQIPAARIDYAMSKVDGLVNELMKDTGIPGMAVAIVRGGNTVYAKGFGIRDVSRGDGPDNRVDADTVFQLASVSKSVGATVVAHEVSANVVTWDTPVASKLPWFALNDTYVTGHVTIGDLYAHRSGLPDHAGDALEDLGYDRQQVLRRLRLLPLAPFRISYAYTNFGVTAAASAVAAAAGKSWEDLSDEVLYRPLGMASTSSRFADFLARPNHAVNHIRVGDKWVARFQRDPDAQTPAGGVSSSINDMARWLTMVLANGVYHGQRIASPEALLPAITPQVISAAARSPKARAGFYGYGFNVSVNAAGRTQYGHSGGFAMGAATNFAVLPSEDIGIIALTNAAPYGAPETLTAQFLDLLQYGQVREDWASLYRQQLAPLNDAQGSLVGKPPPVSPLPARPLGDYVGVYANDYWGPATVTEHDGRLQLSLGPKNQLFDLTHWDGDTFTFTLSTENAPPGTISTATFAGNTLNLEYFDADKLGTFTR